A single Pseudoxanthomonas sp. DNA region contains:
- a CDS encoding DUF2975 domain-containing protein, producing the protein MSRMPARALAVTRPIILGLTVLNLLYLLSVIALFCGSFFIEDWPWKPLGLDLATLDPQVPLGMRAIMLIGIVGAAIVHTILRRLLAIIDTVRSGDAFVRANAQRLNVIAWSVLAVELLRLAVLAITKLTSIPGQMDGFSPTPWLAVVLLFVLSGVFSHGARMRTDLEGTV; encoded by the coding sequence ATGAGTCGTATGCCCGCCCGAGCCCTCGCCGTCACCCGACCGATCATCCTCGGGCTGACCGTCCTCAACCTGCTCTACCTCCTCTCCGTCATCGCCCTGTTCTGCGGCAGCTTCTTCATCGAGGACTGGCCGTGGAAGCCGCTTGGCCTCGACCTCGCCACCCTGGATCCGCAGGTGCCGCTGGGCATGCGGGCGATCATGCTGATCGGCATCGTGGGAGCGGCGATCGTCCATACCATCCTGCGGCGCCTGTTGGCGATCATCGACACCGTGCGGAGCGGGGATGCCTTCGTACGTGCGAACGCGCAACGCCTGAACGTGATCGCCTGGAGCGTGCTGGCCGTCGAGCTGCTGCGGCTGGCGGTACTCGCCATCACCAAGCTGACGTCGATACCCGGACAGATGGACGGCTTCTCGCCCACGCCCTGGCTGGCCGTGGTGCTGCTGTTCGTGCTGTCCGGCGTGTTCTCGCACGGTGCGCGCATGCGCACGGACCTGGAAGGGACGGTCTGA
- a CDS encoding PepSY-associated TM helix domain-containing protein, producing the protein MHAPPPATAAASLPTPSARAGTRRRWFDLHSWIGLKLSLFMGFICLTGTLAVFAQELDWLLHAEMRVVPSEQRASWGTMVDAVQRAHPTWELQGLTAPHASRFAARAQMRTDEGKLRFVWVDPYTGKVTGDTHWFNAHRFLRNTHRHLMLPVKYGVPLVAALSIPLLLSLISSFFIYKRWWRGFFSWPRADRPRRFWGDIHRLCGVWSLWFVALIAITGGWYLVESLGGKAEPPPKIALPGDGKRDAPAHADRAAIDRAVAALQQRWPELQVAGVQPSMAGTGLLIEGQAQAWLVRDRANAAGFDLRDGRLLDLQDGRDMSVHQRIAEMADPLHFGSFGGWPVRLIWFLFGAALTALSFTGVYLYGLRVADQLRSARKRRPHDA; encoded by the coding sequence ATGCACGCGCCGCCGCCAGCGACCGCAGCCGCCTCCCTGCCTACGCCGTCGGCCAGGGCGGGCACGCGACGTCGCTGGTTCGATCTGCACAGTTGGATAGGACTCAAGCTGAGCCTGTTCATGGGCTTCATCTGCCTCACCGGCACGCTGGCGGTGTTCGCGCAGGAACTGGACTGGCTGCTGCATGCGGAAATGCGCGTGGTGCCCAGCGAGCAGCGTGCGAGCTGGGGCACGATGGTGGACGCCGTGCAGCGTGCCCATCCCACCTGGGAACTGCAGGGACTCACCGCACCGCATGCGTCGCGCTTTGCCGCACGCGCCCAGATGCGCACCGATGAGGGCAAACTGCGCTTCGTCTGGGTCGATCCGTATACCGGCAAGGTGACCGGCGATACCCACTGGTTCAACGCCCACCGTTTCCTGCGCAACACGCATCGCCACCTCATGCTGCCGGTCAAGTACGGCGTGCCGCTGGTGGCGGCCTTGTCGATCCCGCTGCTGCTCTCCCTGATCAGCAGCTTTTTCATCTACAAGCGCTGGTGGCGCGGCTTCTTCAGCTGGCCGCGTGCGGACCGTCCACGCCGCTTCTGGGGTGACATCCACCGGTTGTGCGGCGTGTGGAGCCTCTGGTTCGTGGCCCTGATCGCGATCACCGGTGGGTGGTATCTGGTCGAATCGCTGGGCGGGAAGGCCGAGCCGCCGCCGAAGATCGCCCTGCCCGGCGACGGCAAGCGCGATGCGCCCGCCCACGCCGATCGGGCGGCCATCGACCGCGCCGTGGCCGCGCTGCAGCAGCGCTGGCCCGAACTGCAGGTGGCCGGCGTGCAGCCCAGCATGGCGGGCACCGGCCTGCTCATCGAAGGCCAGGCACAGGCCTGGCTCGTGCGCGACCGCGCGAACGCGGCAGGCTTCGATCTGCGCGATGGCCGCCTGCTCGACCTGCAGGACGGCCGCGACATGAGCGTGCACCAGCGCATCGCCGAGATGGCCGACCCGCTGCATTTCGGTTCGTTCGGTGGGTGGCCCGTGCGTCTGATTTGGTTCCTGTTCGGCGCTGCACTGACGGCGCTCAGCTTTACCGGGGTCTACCTCTACGGATTGCGCGTCGCGGATCAGTTACGGTCGGCGCGCAAACGGAGACCACATGACGCCTGA
- a CDS encoding TonB-dependent siderophore receptor — MQLRSIQQTMLATALSLAFFQAHAQSAPEAVPASDVTELDSVQVLGRAQTLYKADDAAVGTRTDTPLVLVPQSVQVMPRELIDDQAARQVTDLYRSISGISFFSYAGVTLRGFRQENVLYDGLRGDPYAGFSVPQLFNIERVEVLKGPAGALYGGGDAGGVINYVTRKPQAKAQRRVELQAGNEDFVAGSMEATGPVTSTGNVRYRLGAYADGEEGVRWNADSQSVIGDASVAFDVGQTGELILQYTDITQTLGGNRLRGVPVNDNGAFLTSRRWNHNEATDFLDMQAKVVLAQYRFSPSQAWDVDFAARWFENSEHQIYHEPMGLIDRDGDGTAEWMTRQLRNQYRDNDAYAANGNAVWRFATGNIEHKLLFGADYYRGDADFRAQTANSADLPRNAGPVPGIDLFDPVYGVTSYRDYDLAGLPWRDTRTRGLRYGGYLQDEVTVTPRWYVLAGLRWDGFEDEDLIAGARVDGHDVSWRLGSTFVLRDGLNAYASVASGFVPQATGNQNPAAGGPFDAEQSRQWEVGLKTLLAEGRLTLNTALYRIERSNIVQATGEVVDGVNQLAALGLVRSEGLEVDLLADVTDRWVISLAYAYNDARVVDAGSNGITNASGDRFANAPRNKLGLWTRYDLPAIASAIGFGADYTDERISLDGQRVKPYTIFDLSWQTQWRDWKFQANIKNLFDKVYAASGFIERNGHFPGEPRRLYLQAAYTF, encoded by the coding sequence ATGCAGCTTCGCTCAATTCAGCAAACGATGTTGGCCACGGCCCTGTCCTTGGCGTTCTTTCAGGCTCATGCCCAATCCGCGCCTGAGGCGGTGCCGGCCTCCGATGTGACGGAACTGGATTCGGTCCAGGTGCTGGGGCGGGCGCAGACGCTGTACAAGGCCGACGACGCGGCCGTCGGCACCCGCACGGATACGCCGCTCGTCCTGGTCCCGCAGTCGGTGCAGGTCATGCCGCGCGAGCTGATCGACGACCAGGCCGCGCGCCAGGTGACCGATCTCTACCGCAGCATCAGCGGGATCAGCTTCTTCAGCTACGCGGGCGTCACCCTGCGTGGTTTCCGCCAGGAGAACGTGCTGTACGACGGCCTGCGCGGCGATCCCTATGCCGGCTTCTCGGTCCCACAGCTGTTCAACATCGAGCGGGTGGAAGTGCTCAAGGGGCCGGCCGGCGCGCTGTACGGCGGCGGCGATGCCGGCGGCGTCATCAACTACGTCACCCGCAAGCCGCAGGCCAAGGCGCAGCGACGGGTGGAGCTGCAGGCCGGCAACGAGGATTTCGTCGCCGGTTCGATGGAAGCTACCGGGCCCGTCACCTCAACCGGCAACGTGCGCTACCGGCTCGGCGCCTATGCCGACGGCGAGGAGGGCGTGCGTTGGAATGCCGACAGCCAGAGCGTGATCGGCGACGCGTCTGTCGCCTTCGATGTCGGCCAGACGGGCGAGCTGATTCTGCAGTACACCGATATCACCCAGACCCTCGGCGGCAACCGGCTGCGCGGCGTGCCCGTGAACGACAACGGCGCGTTCCTCACCAGTCGCCGCTGGAACCACAACGAGGCCACCGACTTCCTCGACATGCAGGCCAAGGTGGTGCTTGCGCAGTATCGCTTCTCGCCGTCACAGGCGTGGGATGTGGATTTCGCCGCCCGCTGGTTCGAGAACAGCGAGCACCAGATCTACCACGAGCCGATGGGACTGATCGATCGCGACGGCGACGGCACTGCCGAATGGATGACGCGCCAGCTGCGCAACCAGTACCGCGACAACGACGCTTATGCCGCCAATGGCAACGCGGTCTGGCGTTTCGCCACCGGAAACATCGAGCACAAGCTGCTGTTCGGCGCCGACTACTATCGTGGCGATGCCGACTTCCGCGCACAGACGGCCAACAGCGCGGACCTTCCGCGCAACGCCGGCCCGGTACCGGGCATCGACCTGTTCGATCCGGTCTACGGCGTCACGTCGTACCGGGACTACGACCTCGCCGGACTGCCCTGGCGCGACACGCGCACGCGCGGCCTGCGCTACGGCGGTTATCTGCAGGACGAGGTGACGGTGACGCCGCGCTGGTATGTGCTGGCCGGGCTGCGCTGGGACGGCTTCGAAGACGAAGACCTGATCGCGGGCGCCCGCGTGGACGGCCACGACGTCAGCTGGCGCCTGGGCAGCACCTTCGTGCTGCGCGACGGCCTGAACGCCTACGCCAGCGTGGCCAGCGGTTTCGTGCCGCAGGCCACCGGCAACCAGAACCCGGCCGCGGGCGGGCCGTTCGATGCGGAGCAGAGCCGGCAGTGGGAAGTCGGCCTGAAGACGCTGCTGGCCGAGGGGCGGCTGACGCTTAATACCGCGTTGTACCGGATCGAGCGCAGCAACATCGTGCAGGCGACCGGGGAGGTGGTGGACGGCGTCAACCAGCTGGCGGCGCTGGGACTGGTGCGCAGCGAGGGACTGGAAGTCGACCTCCTGGCCGACGTGACCGACCGCTGGGTAATCAGCCTGGCCTATGCGTACAACGATGCGCGGGTGGTCGATGCCGGCAGCAACGGTATCACCAATGCGTCGGGTGACCGTTTCGCCAACGCACCGCGCAACAAGCTGGGATTGTGGACGCGCTACGACCTTCCCGCCATCGCGTCGGCCATCGGGTTCGGCGCCGACTACACCGACGAGCGCATCAGCCTGGACGGACAGCGGGTCAAGCCATACACGATCTTCGACCTGAGCTGGCAGACGCAATGGCGCGACTGGAAGTTCCAGGCCAACATCAAGAACCTGTTCGACAAGGTCTACGCGGCGAGCGGCTTCATCGAGCGCAACGGCCACTTCCCGGGTGAACCGCGACGGCTGTACCTGCAGGCGGCCTATACCTTCTGA
- a CDS encoding helix-turn-helix transcriptional regulator, with amino-acid sequence MPNRSPRAAALAPHFPVADAIAALFRPHVEVVVHDLLTMKIAHIANPISKRKVGDSSSGDRFPDEALTHQMIGPYRKTQADGRNMRCMTAVLRDEKGHPHGMLCINFDVGMLERVRESLGTLAFLPPSPEPESFFHDNWRQVLERIVSNHETEQGMSVRALDTSGRLTLIARLHEAGILDIRNAAPAVASRMGISRALLYRYLKNVRESIRPAHSP; translated from the coding sequence ATGCCGAATCGTTCCCCTCGCGCCGCGGCCCTTGCGCCGCATTTCCCTGTCGCCGATGCGATAGCGGCGCTGTTCCGGCCTCATGTCGAAGTCGTCGTCCACGATCTTCTGACGATGAAGATCGCTCACATCGCCAATCCGATCTCCAAGCGCAAGGTGGGCGACAGCTCCAGCGGCGATCGCTTTCCGGACGAGGCGCTGACGCATCAGATGATCGGCCCCTACCGGAAGACCCAGGCGGATGGCCGCAACATGCGGTGCATGACGGCGGTGTTGCGCGATGAGAAGGGACATCCACACGGAATGCTCTGCATCAATTTCGATGTAGGCATGTTGGAGCGCGTCCGCGAGAGCCTTGGGACACTGGCCTTCCTGCCCCCGTCCCCGGAGCCGGAGAGCTTCTTCCACGATAACTGGCGACAAGTGCTGGAGCGCATCGTCAGCAACCATGAAACCGAGCAGGGGATGTCAGTCAGGGCACTGGATACGTCGGGACGCCTCACCCTGATTGCCCGACTGCACGAGGCCGGGATCCTGGATATACGCAACGCCGCACCCGCCGTCGCCAGCAGGATGGGCATCTCCCGTGCATTGCTCTACCGATATCTGAAAAACGTTCGGGAATCGATCCGGCCGGCGCACAGTCCTTGA
- a CDS encoding M61 family peptidase: MESDKGPGVISRYLALILCALIMAGAASAAGGRPQWGLPLSETPTPQDRRFDGTIRLEVDASDLNRWVFRVRETIPVQMPGRTTLLYPAWEPSSHARTLSAANLAGLMMFAGSQRLEWRRDELEMHAFHLDVPEGVDDITVEFQYVVRPGDAILGPDLVAVQWQRLLLYPAGWYASNIPVQAAVRLPSGLHAVSSLRAEEASDGSVRYAVTTLDTLLDAPAIAARHVRTYDMGPAGQPAFRLSLLSDSGETPDLTDRDAADMRRMLRETHAVFGRAPYARFEAMVILSDAFPPGGIEHAGSAEIHLPADYFRDRSRQLNNLDLIVHEHVHAWNGRFRVPVGQWTPTPNTPIRNGMLWSYEGQTEFWGRVLAARSGLRSHQETLDKLALDAANVEAANGRAWKTLRDTTNDPLYMSGRAAVWPEWQRRKDYYTEGVLLWLEVDMMLRDGSGGRYGLDDLAAAFYSADLGPGPHTYTFDDLCAALHRMVPIDWSKHVDERLDTHVPLVLGGLGRAGWELVYDDTPTATFLQNEAEIGGYDVRHSIGMVVDTHGRVQSVIWNSPAFRAGIGPGAVLEAINGEAFSREALLSAIRKSVDRRVAVRIRQGGDRYDLEIDYDGGTRYPHLRRMRDRPDRLTRLLTSRSP, encoded by the coding sequence GTGGAAAGCGATAAAGGTCCTGGTGTCATCTCCCGCTACCTGGCTCTGATCCTTTGCGCGCTGATCATGGCGGGCGCGGCATCGGCAGCAGGTGGTCGTCCGCAGTGGGGGCTGCCGCTTTCCGAGACACCGACACCGCAAGACCGCAGATTCGACGGCACGATACGCCTGGAGGTCGATGCCAGCGATCTGAATCGCTGGGTCTTCCGTGTCCGGGAAACCATTCCTGTGCAGATGCCGGGCAGGACAACCCTGCTGTACCCGGCGTGGGAACCATCGAGCCACGCGCGTACGCTGTCGGCGGCAAATTTGGCCGGGCTGATGATGTTTGCCGGCTCGCAGCGTCTGGAGTGGCGGCGGGATGAGCTCGAAATGCACGCCTTCCACCTCGATGTGCCTGAAGGTGTCGACGACATCACTGTCGAGTTCCAGTACGTCGTCAGGCCGGGCGACGCGATCCTAGGCCCCGATCTGGTCGCGGTGCAGTGGCAAAGGCTGCTGCTCTACCCCGCAGGCTGGTACGCAAGCAACATCCCCGTCCAGGCCGCTGTTCGTCTCCCGAGCGGCCTGCATGCGGTTTCTTCATTGCGTGCCGAAGAAGCCTCCGACGGATCGGTGAGGTACGCGGTCACGACGTTGGACACGTTGCTGGACGCGCCGGCGATAGCGGCCAGACATGTCCGCACTTACGACATGGGCCCGGCCGGACAGCCCGCCTTCCGGCTGAGCCTGCTGTCGGATAGCGGGGAAACTCCGGATCTGACGGATCGGGACGCGGCCGACATGCGCCGCATGCTGCGGGAAACCCACGCGGTATTCGGCCGAGCGCCCTACGCAAGGTTCGAGGCCATGGTGATCCTGAGCGACGCGTTCCCTCCCGGGGGCATTGAGCACGCCGGTTCGGCTGAAATCCATCTCCCTGCGGATTACTTCCGGGACCGTTCCCGCCAGCTCAACAACCTCGACCTGATCGTCCACGAGCACGTGCACGCATGGAACGGCCGCTTCCGCGTGCCGGTCGGACAATGGACGCCGACACCGAACACCCCGATACGCAACGGAATGCTGTGGAGCTACGAGGGTCAGACCGAGTTCTGGGGGCGAGTGCTGGCGGCCAGGAGCGGTCTCCGCAGCCATCAGGAGACGCTGGACAAGCTCGCACTGGATGCGGCCAACGTCGAGGCGGCGAACGGCCGGGCGTGGAAGACGCTCCGCGACACCACCAATGACCCGCTCTACATGTCGGGCCGCGCGGCGGTGTGGCCGGAGTGGCAGCGCCGCAAGGACTACTACACCGAGGGAGTCCTGCTCTGGCTGGAGGTCGACATGATGCTCCGCGATGGTTCCGGCGGCCGATACGGCTTGGACGACTTGGCTGCCGCGTTCTACTCGGCCGACCTCGGGCCAGGTCCGCACACGTACACCTTCGATGATCTCTGCGCCGCCCTGCACAGGATGGTGCCCATCGACTGGTCGAAACATGTCGACGAACGGCTCGACACGCACGTGCCACTGGTACTGGGCGGCCTGGGTCGCGCCGGCTGGGAACTGGTCTACGACGACACACCGACGGCCACGTTTCTGCAGAATGAGGCGGAGATCGGAGGCTACGACGTGCGCCACTCGATTGGCATGGTGGTCGACACGCACGGAAGGGTGCAGTCGGTCATCTGGAACAGTCCGGCGTTCCGCGCAGGTATCGGCCCCGGTGCAGTGCTGGAGGCGATCAACGGCGAAGCGTTTTCCCGTGAAGCGCTGTTGAGCGCAATCAGGAAAAGCGTCGACAGACGCGTCGCCGTGCGGATCCGTCAAGGTGGGGATCGATACGACCTGGAGATCGACTATGACGGAGGCACTCGCTATCCGCATCTGCGCAGAATGCGCGACCGCCCTGACCGGCTGACGCGCCTCCTGACGTCACGATCACCGTAG
- a CDS encoding SOS response-associated peptidase codes for MRRFVQAIADVDQLASTLPAAIAQAIVDTPAHYNISKGKPAVVVIMSDDRLVLLSEMIWGLVPRWSKEPFTSYTTVTARVDRAPKSRIFAQAWQTRRCLVPMSGYFKWDRQRKPPWPHFIQRRDGGALLAAGLWEEWKGEDGTSLLSFTLLTAPNPAIPAPLTQDGPVFLEGAPAVRWLSGSLSSHRSLLRRAQRPVLESYTVSREIARTEVDAYTLLEPVDPEAEVPLSMHPREDEDPWDEG; via the coding sequence ATGCGCCGTTTCGTACAAGCCATCGCAGACGTGGATCAACTGGCCAGTACTCTGCCCGCGGCCATCGCGCAGGCCATCGTGGACACTCCGGCGCACTACAACATTAGCAAGGGGAAGCCTGCGGTTGTCGTCATAATGTCCGACGACCGCCTTGTGCTACTGAGCGAGATGATCTGGGGACTCGTCCCTCGCTGGTCCAAGGAACCGTTCACGTCTTACACGACCGTTACCGCGCGAGTGGATCGCGCGCCGAAGAGCCGCATCTTTGCCCAAGCCTGGCAGACGCGACGCTGCCTGGTACCGATGAGCGGCTACTTTAAGTGGGACCGTCAGCGGAAACCGCCCTGGCCCCACTTCATCCAGCGACGCGATGGCGGCGCTCTGCTGGCAGCCGGCCTTTGGGAAGAGTGGAAAGGCGAGGACGGGACGTCGCTGTTGAGTTTCACCCTTCTGACAGCGCCCAACCCGGCGATCCCTGCACCGCTGACGCAGGACGGACCGGTCTTCCTGGAGGGCGCGCCCGCCGTGCGCTGGCTGAGTGGCTCGTTATCCAGTCACCGTTCGCTGTTGCGGCGCGCACAGCGACCCGTGCTGGAAAGCTACACGGTGAGTCGCGAGATCGCGAGAACCGAAGTGGACGCGTACACATTGCTGGAACCTGTCGATCCGGAAGCGGAGGTCCCCCTATCGATGCATCCCAGGGAAGACGAGGATCCTTGGGACGAGGGATGA